Proteins encoded in a region of the Mycolicibacterium neoaurum genome:
- a CDS encoding CAP domain-containing protein, translating to MSSRRWVTALPVVALAVGPVLTAPAAHADNRRLNDGVVANVYTVQHQAGCTNDVKINPKLRLAAQWHTNDVLNNRALNADIGSDGTTVADRARNAGYAGAVAETVAINPALAISGIELINQWYHRPDYYAIMADCTNVDIGVWSESVLDRTVVVAVYGKGDGAPPVPSNIRDFGQVPGWTP from the coding sequence ATGTCGTCACGCCGCTGGGTGACCGCCCTGCCGGTGGTCGCACTGGCCGTCGGGCCGGTGCTGACCGCACCGGCCGCCCACGCCGACAACCGTCGCCTCAACGACGGCGTGGTCGCCAACGTCTACACCGTTCAGCACCAGGCCGGTTGCACCAATGATGTCAAGATCAACCCGAAGCTGCGGCTGGCCGCGCAGTGGCACACCAACGATGTGCTGAACAACCGAGCGCTGAACGCCGATATCGGTTCCGACGGCACGACGGTCGCCGACCGCGCCCGCAATGCCGGGTACGCCGGTGCGGTGGCCGAGACGGTGGCGATCAACCCGGCGTTGGCGATCAGCGGTATCGAGCTGATCAACCAGTGGTATCACCGGCCCGACTACTACGCGATCATGGCCGATTGCACCAACGTCGATATCGGCGTGTGGTCGGAGAGCGTCCTGGACCGCACCGTGGTGGTCGCGGTGTACGGCAAGGGTGACGGCGCGCCGCCGGTGCCCTCGAACATCCGTGACTTCGGGCAGGTTCCGGGCTGGACGCCCTGA
- a CDS encoding NUDIX domain-containing protein, producing the protein MSAVIRVVAAVVLDARAHVLVVRKRGTTAFMQPGGKLEPGETPLQTLYREIIEELGVGIVADSVRDLGHHDAAAANEPGHRVAADLFLVELDGPPSAAAEIAEMAWIDPHAPGDIELAPLTRDTVLELVRVS; encoded by the coding sequence GTGAGCGCCGTCATCCGGGTGGTCGCGGCCGTCGTGCTCGACGCGCGTGCACACGTGTTGGTGGTCCGCAAGCGCGGGACGACGGCGTTCATGCAGCCCGGCGGCAAACTCGAACCGGGGGAGACGCCACTGCAGACTCTTTACCGCGAGATCATCGAGGAACTCGGGGTGGGAATCGTCGCCGACTCGGTGCGCGACCTCGGCCACCACGATGCCGCCGCGGCCAACGAGCCCGGTCATCGAGTGGCCGCCGATCTCTTCCTCGTCGAACTCGACGGTCCGCCGTCCGCGGCGGCCGAGATCGCCGAGATGGCCTGGATCGATCCACACGCACCCGGTGATATCGAACTGGCCCCGCTGACCAGGGATACGGTGCTGGAGCTCGTGCGGGTCAGCTGA
- a CDS encoding cytidine deaminase, with protein sequence MTVQDEDAKLVTLARGAMGRAEAPEGAAVRDLDGRTYAGAPVRLAALQLTALQAAVAAAVSSGAAGFEAAVLVGGSAEDAGIAAVTELSPGAAVIVTDRAGAPLESR encoded by the coding sequence ATGACTGTGCAGGACGAGGACGCCAAGCTGGTGACGCTGGCGCGCGGGGCGATGGGCCGCGCCGAGGCGCCCGAGGGCGCTGCGGTGCGGGACCTGGACGGCCGGACCTATGCCGGCGCGCCGGTCCGGCTGGCGGCGTTGCAGCTGACCGCGTTGCAGGCCGCGGTGGCCGCAGCGGTGTCCAGCGGTGCCGCGGGATTCGAGGCCGCGGTGCTGGTCGGCGGCTCGGCCGAGGACGCCGGTATCGCCGCGGTGACAGAGCTGTCGCCCGGTGCCGCCGTCATCGTCACCGACCGCGCGGGCGCCCCGCTGGAGTCCCGGTGA
- a CDS encoding hemolysin family protein — protein MTGIAPLIGAVLLIGLGGLFAAVDAAISTASLARVEEMVRDERPGAMRLARVLADRPRYINLVVLLRITCEVSATVLLVSYLDGPLGVEWGLFTAAATMVVVSFVVIGVGPRTVGRQNAYTIALASALPLHAISVLLTPVSRLLVLIGNALTPGRGFRNGPFASEIELREVVDLAQQRGVVADDERRMIQSVFELGDTPAREVMVPRTEMVWIESDKTVAQATSLAVRSGHSRLPVIGENVDDVVGVIYLKDLVQQTRLERARMDIRVADLMRPAVFVPDSKPLDTLLREMQRDRNHMALLVDEYGAIAGLVTIEDVLEEIVGEINDEYDAGEVAPWEELGDSTFRVSARVPIEDLTELYDDLRIDEDLEVDTVGGLLAHELGRVPLPGAQVSWNGLRLRAEGGPDHRGRVRVGTVLISPEEPSPSEESGT, from the coding sequence GTGACCGGGATAGCACCGTTGATCGGTGCCGTGCTGCTGATCGGGCTGGGCGGACTCTTCGCGGCCGTCGACGCGGCCATCAGCACCGCCTCGTTGGCCAGGGTCGAGGAGATGGTGCGCGATGAGCGCCCCGGTGCGATGCGGTTGGCCCGGGTGTTGGCCGACCGACCCCGCTACATCAATCTCGTTGTGCTGCTGCGGATCACCTGCGAGGTGAGCGCCACCGTGCTGCTGGTGTCCTATCTGGACGGCCCGCTGGGCGTCGAATGGGGCCTGTTCACCGCCGCGGCCACCATGGTGGTGGTCAGCTTCGTGGTCATCGGTGTCGGACCACGCACCGTCGGTAGGCAGAATGCCTACACCATCGCACTCGCCTCGGCGCTGCCGTTGCACGCGATCTCGGTGCTGCTCACCCCGGTGAGCCGACTGCTGGTGCTGATCGGTAACGCGCTCACTCCGGGACGCGGATTCCGCAACGGCCCGTTCGCCTCCGAAATCGAGCTGCGTGAGGTGGTCGATCTGGCACAGCAGCGCGGCGTGGTGGCCGATGACGAGCGCCGGATGATCCAGTCGGTGTTCGAACTCGGTGACACTCCGGCACGCGAGGTGATGGTGCCGCGCACCGAGATGGTGTGGATCGAGAGCGACAAGACCGTGGCCCAGGCGACCTCGCTGGCGGTGCGCAGTGGGCATTCCCGTCTGCCGGTCATCGGGGAGAACGTCGATGATGTCGTCGGTGTCATCTACCTCAAGGATCTGGTCCAGCAGACCCGGCTGGAACGCGCCAGGATGGACATCCGGGTCGCCGATCTGATGCGTCCCGCGGTATTCGTGCCCGACTCCAAACCGCTGGACACCCTGCTGCGGGAAATGCAGCGCGACCGAAATCACATGGCCCTGCTGGTCGACGAGTACGGTGCCATCGCCGGTTTGGTCACCATCGAGGATGTGCTGGAGGAGATCGTCGGGGAGATCAACGACGAGTATGACGCCGGTGAAGTGGCGCCTTGGGAGGAGCTGGGGGACAGCACCTTCCGGGTGTCGGCACGGGTGCCGATCGAGGACCTCACCGAGCTCTACGATGATCTGCGCATCGACGAGGACCTGGAGGTCGACACCGTCGGCGGTCTGCTGGCCCATGAGTTGGGCCGGGTGCCGTTGCCAGGTGCACAGGTCAGCTGGAACGGGCTGCGGTTGCGCGCCGAGGGCGGGCCGGACCATCGTGGCCGGGTGCGCGTCGGCACCGTGTTGATCAGTCCCGAGGAACCCAGCCCCAGCGAGGAGAGCGGTACATGA
- a CDS encoding metalloregulator ArsR/SmtB family transcription factor encodes MKIISNSATAEDHSAHSHPSTPFPELPAREVLDNAGDLLRALAAPLRIAIVLQLRESMRCVHELVDALDVPQPLVSQHLRILKSAGVVAGERSGREVMYRLVDHHLAEIVIAAVTHASEDDR; translated from the coding sequence ATGAAAATCATTTCCAATTCTGCCACGGCCGAGGACCATTCCGCGCACTCCCATCCGAGTACGCCGTTCCCCGAGTTGCCCGCCCGCGAGGTCCTGGACAATGCCGGCGATCTGCTGCGCGCGCTGGCCGCGCCGCTGCGCATCGCGATCGTGCTGCAGTTGCGCGAATCGATGCGCTGCGTCCACGAGCTGGTCGACGCGCTCGACGTGCCCCAACCACTGGTCAGCCAACACCTGCGAATCCTGAAGTCCGCGGGCGTGGTGGCTGGGGAACGCAGCGGGCGCGAGGTGATGTACCGCCTCGTCGACCATCACCTCGCCGAGATCGTCATCGCCGCCGTGACCCACGCTTCGGAGGACGATCGATGA
- a CDS encoding Fur family transcriptional regulator, with amino-acid sequence MNTPVRSTKQRAAISALLENIDDFRSAQELHDELRKQGEGIGLTTVYRTLQSMATAGQVDTLRTDTGESVYRRCSDQHHHHLVCRVCGSTVEVDGGAAEVWADEVAAEHGFTEVSHTIEIFGLCGPCAVS; translated from the coding sequence ATGAACACACCGGTGCGATCGACCAAACAGCGCGCGGCCATCTCGGCACTGCTGGAGAACATCGACGACTTCCGGTCCGCGCAGGAACTCCACGATGAGCTGCGCAAGCAGGGCGAGGGCATCGGGCTGACCACCGTGTACCGCACCCTGCAGTCGATGGCCACCGCAGGCCAGGTCGACACCCTGCGCACCGACACCGGCGAGTCCGTTTACCGCCGCTGCTCGGACCAGCACCACCATCACCTGGTGTGCCGGGTCTGCGGCAGCACCGTGGAGGTCGACGGCGGTGCCGCCGAGGTGTGGGCTGACGAGGTCGCCGCCGAACACGGATTCACCGAGGTCTCACATACCATCGAGATCTTCGGGCTGTGCGGGCCCTGCGCGGTCAGCTGA
- a CDS encoding decaprenyl diphosphate synthase encodes MAIKRGKVTYPQLPPAPEDYPEFPDTSTWPVVFPDLPPKTNGRFSRPPQHPSKAVAPQIPADQVPNHVAVVMDGNGRWATQRGLGRTEGHKMGEAVLIDITCGAIELGIKHLSVYAFSTENWKRSTEEVRFLMGFNREVVRRRRENLDAMGVNMRWVGSRPRMWSSVIKEFDIAEQMTVGNDVITVNYCVNYGGRTEIVEAARKLAEEAADGKINPGRISEASFARHLHRPDIPDVDLFIRTSGEQRASNFLLWQAAYAEYVFQDKLWPDYDRRDLWAACEEYVNRNRRFGRA; translated from the coding sequence ATGGCAATCAAACGGGGCAAGGTCACCTACCCGCAGCTGCCCCCGGCGCCTGAGGACTATCCGGAATTCCCGGACACCTCGACGTGGCCGGTGGTGTTCCCCGACCTGCCGCCCAAGACCAACGGCCGGTTCTCCCGGCCGCCGCAGCACCCCTCCAAGGCGGTGGCCCCGCAGATCCCCGCCGACCAGGTCCCCAACCATGTCGCGGTGGTGATGGACGGTAACGGGCGCTGGGCCACCCAACGCGGGCTGGGACGCACCGAGGGCCACAAGATGGGCGAGGCGGTGCTGATCGACATCACCTGCGGAGCCATCGAACTGGGTATCAAGCACCTGTCGGTGTACGCGTTCTCCACCGAGAACTGGAAGCGCAGCACCGAAGAGGTGCGCTTCCTGATGGGCTTCAACCGCGAGGTGGTACGCCGGCGCCGGGAAAACCTGGACGCGATGGGCGTCAACATGCGCTGGGTGGGGTCGCGACCGCGGATGTGGAGCAGCGTCATCAAGGAGTTCGACATCGCCGAGCAGATGACCGTCGGCAACGACGTCATCACCGTCAACTACTGCGTCAACTACGGCGGACGCACCGAGATCGTCGAGGCCGCACGGAAACTCGCCGAGGAGGCGGCCGACGGCAAGATCAACCCCGGCCGGATCAGCGAGGCCTCGTTCGCCAGGCATCTGCACCGACCCGATATTCCCGATGTCGACCTGTTCATCCGGACCTCCGGTGAGCAACGTGCCAGCAACTTCCTGCTCTGGCAGGCCGCATACGCCGAGTACGTCTTCCAGGACAAGCTGTGGCCGGATTACGATCGCCGCGATCTGTGGGCGGCGTGCGAGGAGTACGTGAACCGCAATCGTCGCTTCGGGCGAGCCTGA
- the era gene encoding GTPase Era, whose amino-acid sequence MSDEFRSGFVCFVGRPNTGKSTLTNALVGQKVAITSNRPQTTRHTIRGIVHRENFQIVLVDTPGLHRPRTLLGKRLNELVKDTYSEVDVIGFCIPADEGIGPGDRWIFEQICAVAPRTTLIVVVTKTDKVSREKVAEQLIAVQEEFGAKAVDIVPVSATAGQQIDVLTDVLVSHLEPGPAFYPDGELTDEPEEVLMAELIREAALEGVRDELPHSLAVVIDEVEEREGRPEDDPLLDVRAILYVERDSQKGIVIGKGGARLREVGTAARHQIEKLLGTKVFLELRVKVAKNWQRDPKQLGRLGF is encoded by the coding sequence GTGAGCGACGAATTCCGGTCCGGTTTCGTCTGTTTCGTCGGTCGCCCCAACACCGGCAAGTCCACCCTGACCAACGCGCTGGTGGGGCAGAAGGTGGCCATCACCTCCAATCGGCCGCAGACCACCCGGCACACCATCCGCGGCATCGTGCACCGGGAGAACTTCCAGATCGTCCTCGTCGACACCCCCGGCCTGCACCGGCCGCGCACCCTGCTCGGGAAGCGGCTCAACGAGCTGGTGAAGGACACCTACTCGGAGGTCGACGTGATCGGCTTCTGCATCCCCGCCGACGAGGGCATCGGTCCCGGCGACCGCTGGATCTTCGAACAGATCTGCGCTGTCGCGCCGCGGACCACGCTGATCGTGGTGGTCACCAAGACCGACAAGGTGTCCCGGGAGAAGGTGGCTGAGCAACTGATCGCCGTGCAGGAGGAGTTCGGCGCCAAGGCCGTCGATATCGTCCCGGTCTCGGCGACCGCCGGGCAGCAGATCGACGTCCTCACTGATGTGCTGGTCTCCCATCTGGAACCGGGGCCGGCGTTCTACCCCGACGGCGAGCTGACCGACGAACCCGAGGAAGTCCTGATGGCCGAGCTGATCCGTGAGGCCGCGCTCGAGGGGGTGCGCGACGAGCTACCGCACTCACTGGCCGTCGTCATCGACGAGGTCGAGGAACGCGAGGGACGGCCCGAGGACGACCCGCTGCTGGATGTGCGCGCCATCCTCTACGTCGAACGGGACAGCCAGAAGGGCATCGTGATCGGCAAGGGCGGGGCGCGATTGCGCGAGGTCGGTACCGCGGCCCGTCACCAGATCGAGAAGCTGTTGGGTACCAAGGTGTTCCTGGAGCTACGGGTCAAGGTCGCCAAGAACTGGCAGCGTGATCCCAAACAGCTCGGCCGCCTGGGGTTCTGA
- a CDS encoding amidase, which translates to MSVTQKNPVRMRVFPTLTQQLYRLASGATTSEELVRQSLTAIEASQPRLNAFRVVLSEQALADAVEADRKRAAGQHLPLLGIPIAVKDDVDVAGVPTRFGTVGNPPPATADAEVVRRLRAAGAVIVGKTNTCELGQWPFTSGPGFGHTANPWSPRHSPGGSSGGSAAAVAAGLVTAAIGSDGAGSVRIPAAWTHLVGIKPQRGRISTWPLPEAFNGITVNGVLARTVTDAAIVLDAASGNADGDLHKPAPVRVSDHVGRAPGALRVAVSTALPFTFFRSTLHPEIRAALHRVAGQLEQLGHHTVRADPDYHLKMSWNFLARSTAGLVEWSQRLGSDVELDKRTLSNIRTGWALSQNTLRKARAAEAETQRRIGWIFNIADVVLAPTTAQPPPLVDEYDDRGPLATDRAMIRACPATWPWNLLGWPSINIPAGFTADGLPIGVQLMGPADSEPLLISLAGQLEAVNGWMAQQPEPWWQE; encoded by the coding sequence ATGTCTGTCACCCAGAAGAATCCCGTTCGCATGCGCGTCTTTCCCACCCTCACCCAACAGCTCTACCGGCTCGCCAGCGGCGCCACGACCTCCGAAGAACTAGTACGCCAGTCCCTGACCGCCATCGAGGCCAGCCAGCCCCGCCTGAACGCATTCCGGGTCGTGCTCAGCGAACAGGCCCTCGCCGACGCCGTCGAAGCCGACCGCAAACGCGCTGCCGGACAACATCTTCCACTCTTGGGCATTCCGATCGCGGTCAAGGATGACGTGGATGTCGCCGGCGTGCCGACCCGGTTCGGGACCGTCGGCAACCCGCCGCCCGCCACCGCCGACGCCGAGGTGGTACGCCGACTGCGGGCGGCCGGGGCGGTCATCGTCGGCAAGACCAACACCTGCGAACTGGGCCAGTGGCCGTTCACCAGCGGCCCCGGCTTCGGACATACCGCCAACCCGTGGTCACCGCGGCACAGCCCCGGCGGATCCTCCGGCGGCAGCGCCGCCGCCGTGGCGGCGGGCCTTGTCACCGCGGCCATCGGCTCCGACGGCGCGGGCAGTGTGCGCATCCCAGCGGCCTGGACCCATCTGGTGGGCATCAAGCCACAGCGTGGCCGGATATCCACCTGGCCGCTGCCCGAGGCGTTCAACGGCATCACCGTCAACGGCGTGTTGGCCCGCACCGTCACCGATGCCGCCATCGTGCTGGACGCCGCGTCCGGCAACGCCGACGGCGATCTGCACAAACCGGCTCCAGTGCGGGTGTCCGACCATGTCGGCCGGGCGCCGGGCGCGCTGCGGGTGGCGGTGTCCACCGCCCTGCCGTTCACCTTCTTCCGGTCCACGCTGCATCCGGAGATCCGCGCGGCCCTGCACCGCGTCGCAGGACAACTCGAACAGCTCGGCCATCACACCGTCCGAGCGGACCCGGACTACCACCTCAAGATGTCGTGGAACTTCCTGGCCCGCTCCACCGCGGGCTTGGTCGAGTGGTCCCAGCGGCTGGGCTCCGATGTCGAGCTGGACAAGCGCACCCTCAGCAATATCCGCACCGGATGGGCGCTCTCCCAGAACACCCTGCGCAAGGCGCGCGCGGCCGAGGCCGAGACCCAGCGCCGCATCGGCTGGATCTTCAACATCGCCGATGTCGTGCTCGCCCCTACCACCGCTCAGCCCCCGCCACTGGTCGACGAGTACGACGATCGCGGTCCGCTGGCCACCGACCGGGCCATGATCCGCGCCTGCCCCGCGACCTGGCCGTGGAATCTGCTCGGCTGGCCCTCGATCAACATCCCCGCCGGATTCACCGCCGACGGTCTGCCCATCGGGGTCCAGCTGATGGGACCGGCCGACAGCGAACCGTTGCTGATCTCGCTGGCCGGTCAGCTCGAGGCGGTGAACGGCTGGATGGCCCAGCAGCCCGAACCGTGGTGGCAGGAGTAG
- the recO gene encoding DNA repair protein RecO: MRLYRDRAVVLRQHKLGEADRIVTLLTREHGVVRAVAKGVRRTRSKFGARLEPFAHIDVQLHPGRNLDIVTQVQSIDAFAADIVSDYGRYTCACAVLETAERLAGEERAPVPQLHGLTVAALRAVAEGRRPRELVLDAYLLRAMGIAGWAPALTECARCAAPGPHRAFNVAAGGSVCVHCRPSGSATPAQAVLELMSALHDGDWEFAQASTTSHRSQASGLVAAHLQWHLERQLRTLPLVERVYRVDSAAVERRTVVFGQDMAHGNQTGQGHLPAAAPGA, encoded by the coding sequence ATGCGGTTGTACCGGGATCGAGCGGTGGTGCTGCGCCAGCACAAGCTCGGCGAGGCCGACCGGATCGTGACGCTGCTCACCCGTGAGCACGGCGTGGTGCGCGCGGTGGCCAAGGGGGTGCGTCGCACCCGCAGCAAGTTCGGGGCGCGGCTGGAGCCGTTTGCGCACATCGACGTTCAGCTGCATCCCGGCCGCAACCTCGACATCGTCACCCAGGTGCAGTCCATCGACGCCTTCGCCGCCGACATCGTCAGCGATTACGGCCGCTACACCTGCGCCTGCGCGGTGCTGGAGACCGCCGAGCGCCTGGCCGGCGAGGAACGCGCCCCCGTCCCGCAACTGCACGGTCTCACCGTGGCGGCGCTGCGGGCGGTCGCGGAGGGCCGCCGTCCCCGTGAGCTGGTGCTCGATGCGTACCTGCTGCGGGCGATGGGGATCGCGGGCTGGGCGCCTGCGCTGACCGAGTGCGCCCGGTGCGCCGCACCGGGCCCGCACCGGGCCTTCAACGTGGCCGCCGGGGGCAGCGTGTGTGTGCACTGCCGACCGTCCGGCTCGGCAACCCCCGCCCAAGCTGTGCTGGAGCTGATGTCTGCGCTGCACGACGGGGACTGGGAGTTTGCGCAAGCCTCCACCACGTCGCACCGCAGCCAGGCCAGCGGACTGGTTGCCGCGCACCTGCAATGGCACCTGGAACGTCAGCTGCGGACATTGCCGCTGGTGGAGCGGGTCTACCGGGTCGATAGTGCGGCCGTTGAACGCCGGACGGTGGTGTTCGGGCAGGATATGGCGCATGGCAATCAAACGGGGCAAGGTCACCTACCCGCAGCTGCCCCCGGCGCCTGA